In Balaenoptera musculus isolate JJ_BM4_2016_0621 chromosome 19, mBalMus1.pri.v3, whole genome shotgun sequence, one genomic interval encodes:
- the NAT14 gene encoding N-acetyltransferase 14: protein MAPSHLSVREMREDEKPLVLEMLKAGVKDTENRVALHALTRPPALLLLAAASSGLRFVLASFALALLLPVFLAVAAMKLGLRARWGSLPPPGGLGGPWVAVRGSGDVCGVLALAPGSSAGDGARVTRLSVSRWHRRRGVGRRLLAFAESRARAWAGGMGEPRARLVVPVAVAAWGVAGMLEGCGYQAEGSWGCMGYTLVREFSKEL from the exons ATGGCCCCCAGCCACCTGTCGGTGCGGGAGATGAGGGAAGATGAGAAACCCTTAGTGCTGGAGATGCTGAAG GCTGGCGTGAAGGACACGGAGAACCGTGTGGCGCTCCACGCCCTGACGCGGCCTCCGGCCCTGCTCCTCCTGGCGGCAGCCAGCAGCGGTCTGCGCTTCGTCCTGGCCTCTTTCGCCCTGGCCCTCCTCCTGCCCGTGTTCCTGGCCGTGGCGGCCATGAAGCTGGGCCTGCGGGCCCGGTGGGGCTCGCTGCCCCCGCCGGGCGGGCTGGGGGGGCCCTGGGTGGCAGTGCGGGGCTCGGGGGATGTGTGCGGGGTCCTGGCCCTGGCCCCAGGCTCCAGCGCTGGAGACGGGGCCCGGGTCACCCGCCTCTCTGTGTCTCGCTGGCACCGCCGCCGAGGCGTGGGCAGGCGGCTGCTGGCCTTTGCCGAATCCCGGGCTCGAGCCTGGGCGGGCGGCATGGGGGAGCCCCGGGCCCGGCTAGTGGTCCCGGTGGCCGTGGCAGCGTGGGGCGTGGCCGGGATGCTGGAGGGCTGTGGCTACCAGGCCGAGGGGAGCTGGGGCTGCATGGGCTACACGCTGGTGAGGGAGTTCAGCAAGGAACTATGA
- the ZNF628 gene encoding zinc finger protein 628 isoform X1, translating into MCPVPLTGPPRVMVGSHTDMAPASTAEGAGEKPGPAAPAPTAQYECGECGKSFRWSSRLLHHQRTHTGERPYKCPDCPKAFKGSSALLYHQRGHTGERPYQCPDCPKAFKRSSLLQIHRSVHTGLRAFTCGQCGLAFKWSSHYQYHLRQHTGERPYPCPDCPKAFKNSSSLRRHRHVHTGERPYTCGVCGKSFTQSTNLRQHQRVHTGERPFRCPLCPKTFTHSSNLLLHQRTHGSAAAPAAGAAPAPPPREPGGKVLVSEAYLQRPLQPPSPPAPPPPAPPPVVPELFLAAAETTVELVYRCDGCELGFGSEELLLEHQPCPGPEAPPPPADAPSEPRKADPPPLPSLSPPSPLPQPPPAAAAPGFACLPCGKSFRTVAGLSRHQHSHGAAGGQAFRCGSCDGAFPQLASLLAHQQCHVEEAAAGRPPPQAEAAEVTCPQEPLAPAPAPPAPAPAPASAERPYKCGECGKAFKGSSGLRYHLRDHTGERPYQCGECGKAFKRSSLLAIHQRVHTGLRAFTCGQCGLTFKWSSHYQYHLRLHSGERPYACGECGKAFRNTSCLRRHRHVHTGERPHSCGVCGKSFAQTSNLRQHQRVHTGERPFRCPLCPKTFTHSSNLLLHQRTHSAERPFACPICGRSFVMAAYLQRHLRTHAPANATSGPAAPGAGPQPPAPLAAAPAPSATQDVHVLPHLQATLSLEVAGVTAQAPPPSPAAPNSQTFLLVQTAQGLQLIPSSVQPPTPPPPPAPPKLILLPSSSTGGGGSGARQGPRAVGKAGQGAGVVWLPGPGGLGVQGGSNTGASAGAQSLIVLQNVGAGEAGPQEVSGVQLQPLRPAPELTTVQLQPAPEVTTVQLQPAQEVTTVQLQPVTGQLSNSSGGAVTTEAPNLLVVQSGAAEELLADPGPGEPGDGEASTGVVQDVLFETLQTEEGLQSVLVLSAADGEQTQLCVQEVETLPSGLAEPPTPGPPGQKLLIIRSAPATELLESGSVAGGAAALQLLAPPPPGSGSAPAGVPAAPASQMVQVVPAGAAPGGMTPQGLPSIQIVQTLPAVQLVHTF; encoded by the exons ATGTGTCCCGTGCCTCTCACAGGGCCACCCC GTGTGATGGTCGGCTCCCACACGGACATGGCGCCGGCCTCTACCGCAGAGGGGGCCGGGGAGAAGCCGGGCCCCGCGGCTCCGGCCCCCACGGCCCAGTATGAGTGTGGGGAGTGCGGCAAGTCCTTCCGCTGGTCGTCCCGGCTCCTGCACCACCAGCGCACGCACACGGGCGAGCGTCCCTACAAGTGCCCCGACTGCCCCAAGGCCTTCAAGGGCTCCTCGGCCCTGCTTTACCACCAGCGGGGCCACACGGGCGAGCGGCCCTACCAGTGCCCCGACTGCCCCAAGGCCTTCAAGCGCTCGTCGCTGTTGCAGATCCACCGCAGCGTGCACACCGGCCTGCGGGCCTTCACCTGCGGCCAGTGCGGCCTGGCCTTCAAGTGGTCGTCCCACTACCAGTACCACCTGCGCCAGCACACGGGCGAGCGGCCCTACCCCTGCCCGGACTGCCCCAAGGCCTTCAAGAACTCGTCCAGCCTGCGGCGCCACCGGCACGTGCACACGGGCGAGCGGCCCTACACCTGCGGCGTGTGCGGCAAGAGCTTCACGCAGAGCACCAACCTGCGGCAGCACCAGCGCGTGCACACGGGCGAGCGGCCCTTCCGCTGCCCGCTCTGCCCCAAGACCTTCACGCACTCGTCCAACCTGCTGCTGCACCAGCGCACCCACGGCagcgccgccgcccccgccgcgggcgccgcccccgcccctccgccGCGGGAGCCCGGCGGCAAGGTCTTGGTCTCGGAGGCCTACCTGCAGCGGCCCCTCCAACCCCCCAGCCCGCCGGCgcccccgccgcccgcgcccccgcccgTGGTGCCCGAGCTCTTTCTGGCCGCGGCCGAGACCACGGTGGAGCTGGTGTACCGCTGCGACGGCTGCGAGCTAGGCTTCGGCAGCGAGGAGCTGCTCTTGGAGCACCAGCCCTGCCCCGGGCCGGAGGCGCCGCCCCCGCCCGCGGACGCGCCCTCGGAGCCGCGGAAGGCCGACCCTCCCCCGCTGCCCTCCCTGTCCCCGCCGTCCCCCTTGCCGCAGCCCCCTCCCGCCGCCGCTGCCCCTGGCTTCGCCTGCCTCCCCTGCGGGAAGTCCTTCCGGACAGTGGCCGGCCTCTCCCGCCACCAGCACAGCCACGGGGCGGCCGGCGGGCAGGCGTTCCGCTGCGGCAGCTGTGACGGCGCCTTCCCGCAGCTGGCCAGCCTCCTGGCGCACCAGCAGTGCCACGTGGAGGAGGCCGCGGCCGGGCGCCCGCCCCCCCAGGCCGAGGCTGCCGAGGTCACCTGTCCCCAGGAGCCgctcgcccccgcccccgccccgcccgctcCCGCGCCCGCCCCCGCTTCCGCGGAGCGACCCTACAAATGCGGCGAGTGTGGCAAGGCCTTCAAGGGCTCATCGGGGCTGCGCTACCACCTGCGGGACCACACGGGCGAGCGGCCCTACCAGTGCGGCGAGTGTGGCAAGGCCTTCAAGCGCTCGTCGCTGCTGGCCATCCACCAGCGCGTGCACACCGGCCTGCGGGCCTTCACCTGTGGCCAGTGCGGCCTTACCTTCAAGTGGTCGTCGCACTACCAGTACCACCTGCGGCTGCACTCGGGCGAGCGGCCCTACGCCTGCGGGGAGTGCGGCAAAGCCTTCCGCAACACGTCGTGCCTGCGGCGCCACCGGCACGTGCACACGGGCGAGCGGCCCCACTCCTGCGGCGTGTGCGGCAAGAGCTTCGCCCAGACCTCCAACTTGCGGCAGCACCAGCGCGTGCACACGGGCGAGCGGCCCTTCCGCTGCCCGCTCTGCCCCAAGACCTTCACGCACTCGTCCAACCTGCTGCTGCACCAGCGCACCCACTCGGCCGAGCGCCCCTTCGCCTGCCCCATCTGCGGCCGCAGCTTTGTCATGGCCGCCTACCTGCAGCGGCACCTGAGGACGCATGCCCCGGCCAACGCCACTTCTGGCCCCGCAGCCCCCGGcgccggcccccagccccctgccccactgGCTGCCGCCCCAGCCCCGTCCGCCACCCAAGATGTCCAcgtcctcccccacctccaagcCACGCTCTCCCTAGAGGTGGCAGGGGTCAcggcccaggccccgccccccagcccagcagccccCAACTCCCAGACGTTTCTCCTGGTGCAGACTGCCCAGGGCCTCCAGCTGATCCCCAGCAGCGTCcagccccccacacccccgccgccccccgcccccccgaaGCTCATCCTGCTGCCCTCCTCCAGTACTGGTGGTGGGGGCAGCGGTGCAAGGCAGGGCCCACGGGCAGTGGGGAAAGCTGGGCAGGGGGCTGGAGTAGTctggctgccaggccctggggggctAGGGGTGCAGGGAGGGAGCAACACCGGGGCCAGCGCGGGAGCGCAGAGCCTCATAGTTCTGCAGAATgtgggggctggggaggcagggccGCAGGAAGTGAGCGGGGTCCAGCTCCAACCCCTTCGGCCAGCCCCGGAACTGACCACGGTCCAGCTCCAGCCGGCCCCGGAGGTGACCACGGTCCAGCTCCAGCCGGCCCAGGAGGTGACCACGGTCCAGCTGCAGCCTGTAACGGGTCAGCTGTCCAATTCCAGTGGGGGAGCCGTCACCACTGAGGCGCCTAATCTGCTGGTGGTTCAGAGTGGGGCAGCGGAGGAGTTGCTGGCGGACCCCGGCCCGGGGGAGCCCGGTGACGGTGAGGCCAGCACTGGTGTGGTCCAGGATGTGCTCTTTGAGACGCTGCAGACGGAGGAGGGGCTGCAGAGTGTCCTGGTGCTGAGCGCAGCTGATGGGGAGCAGACCCAGCTGTGTGTGCAGGAGGTAGAGACCTTACCCTCGGGGCTGGCTGAGCCGCCAACCCCTGGCCCGCCGGGACAGAAACTGCTCATTATCCGCAGTGCCCCGGCCACCGAGCTGCTGGAGAGTGGCAGCGTTGCGGGAGGCGCCGCTGCGCTGCAGCTGCTGGCCCCACCACCACCTGGCTCAGGCTCTGCTCCCGCGGGCGTCCCTGCGGCTCCTGCCTCCCAGATGGTACAAGTGGTCCCTGCGGGAGCTGCACCTGGGGGCATGACCCCCCAGGGCCTACCCTCCATCCAGATCGTCCAGACTCTGCCCGCAGTCCAGCTGGTGCACACGTTTTGA
- the ZNF628 gene encoding zinc finger protein 628 isoform X2 has product MVGSHTDMAPASTAEGAGEKPGPAAPAPTAQYECGECGKSFRWSSRLLHHQRTHTGERPYKCPDCPKAFKGSSALLYHQRGHTGERPYQCPDCPKAFKRSSLLQIHRSVHTGLRAFTCGQCGLAFKWSSHYQYHLRQHTGERPYPCPDCPKAFKNSSSLRRHRHVHTGERPYTCGVCGKSFTQSTNLRQHQRVHTGERPFRCPLCPKTFTHSSNLLLHQRTHGSAAAPAAGAAPAPPPREPGGKVLVSEAYLQRPLQPPSPPAPPPPAPPPVVPELFLAAAETTVELVYRCDGCELGFGSEELLLEHQPCPGPEAPPPPADAPSEPRKADPPPLPSLSPPSPLPQPPPAAAAPGFACLPCGKSFRTVAGLSRHQHSHGAAGGQAFRCGSCDGAFPQLASLLAHQQCHVEEAAAGRPPPQAEAAEVTCPQEPLAPAPAPPAPAPAPASAERPYKCGECGKAFKGSSGLRYHLRDHTGERPYQCGECGKAFKRSSLLAIHQRVHTGLRAFTCGQCGLTFKWSSHYQYHLRLHSGERPYACGECGKAFRNTSCLRRHRHVHTGERPHSCGVCGKSFAQTSNLRQHQRVHTGERPFRCPLCPKTFTHSSNLLLHQRTHSAERPFACPICGRSFVMAAYLQRHLRTHAPANATSGPAAPGAGPQPPAPLAAAPAPSATQDVHVLPHLQATLSLEVAGVTAQAPPPSPAAPNSQTFLLVQTAQGLQLIPSSVQPPTPPPPPAPPKLILLPSSSTGGGGSGARQGPRAVGKAGQGAGVVWLPGPGGLGVQGGSNTGASAGAQSLIVLQNVGAGEAGPQEVSGVQLQPLRPAPELTTVQLQPAPEVTTVQLQPAQEVTTVQLQPVTGQLSNSSGGAVTTEAPNLLVVQSGAAEELLADPGPGEPGDGEASTGVVQDVLFETLQTEEGLQSVLVLSAADGEQTQLCVQEVETLPSGLAEPPTPGPPGQKLLIIRSAPATELLESGSVAGGAAALQLLAPPPPGSGSAPAGVPAAPASQMVQVVPAGAAPGGMTPQGLPSIQIVQTLPAVQLVHTF; this is encoded by the coding sequence ATGGTCGGCTCCCACACGGACATGGCGCCGGCCTCTACCGCAGAGGGGGCCGGGGAGAAGCCGGGCCCCGCGGCTCCGGCCCCCACGGCCCAGTATGAGTGTGGGGAGTGCGGCAAGTCCTTCCGCTGGTCGTCCCGGCTCCTGCACCACCAGCGCACGCACACGGGCGAGCGTCCCTACAAGTGCCCCGACTGCCCCAAGGCCTTCAAGGGCTCCTCGGCCCTGCTTTACCACCAGCGGGGCCACACGGGCGAGCGGCCCTACCAGTGCCCCGACTGCCCCAAGGCCTTCAAGCGCTCGTCGCTGTTGCAGATCCACCGCAGCGTGCACACCGGCCTGCGGGCCTTCACCTGCGGCCAGTGCGGCCTGGCCTTCAAGTGGTCGTCCCACTACCAGTACCACCTGCGCCAGCACACGGGCGAGCGGCCCTACCCCTGCCCGGACTGCCCCAAGGCCTTCAAGAACTCGTCCAGCCTGCGGCGCCACCGGCACGTGCACACGGGCGAGCGGCCCTACACCTGCGGCGTGTGCGGCAAGAGCTTCACGCAGAGCACCAACCTGCGGCAGCACCAGCGCGTGCACACGGGCGAGCGGCCCTTCCGCTGCCCGCTCTGCCCCAAGACCTTCACGCACTCGTCCAACCTGCTGCTGCACCAGCGCACCCACGGCagcgccgccgcccccgccgcgggcgccgcccccgcccctccgccGCGGGAGCCCGGCGGCAAGGTCTTGGTCTCGGAGGCCTACCTGCAGCGGCCCCTCCAACCCCCCAGCCCGCCGGCgcccccgccgcccgcgcccccgcccgTGGTGCCCGAGCTCTTTCTGGCCGCGGCCGAGACCACGGTGGAGCTGGTGTACCGCTGCGACGGCTGCGAGCTAGGCTTCGGCAGCGAGGAGCTGCTCTTGGAGCACCAGCCCTGCCCCGGGCCGGAGGCGCCGCCCCCGCCCGCGGACGCGCCCTCGGAGCCGCGGAAGGCCGACCCTCCCCCGCTGCCCTCCCTGTCCCCGCCGTCCCCCTTGCCGCAGCCCCCTCCCGCCGCCGCTGCCCCTGGCTTCGCCTGCCTCCCCTGCGGGAAGTCCTTCCGGACAGTGGCCGGCCTCTCCCGCCACCAGCACAGCCACGGGGCGGCCGGCGGGCAGGCGTTCCGCTGCGGCAGCTGTGACGGCGCCTTCCCGCAGCTGGCCAGCCTCCTGGCGCACCAGCAGTGCCACGTGGAGGAGGCCGCGGCCGGGCGCCCGCCCCCCCAGGCCGAGGCTGCCGAGGTCACCTGTCCCCAGGAGCCgctcgcccccgcccccgccccgcccgctcCCGCGCCCGCCCCCGCTTCCGCGGAGCGACCCTACAAATGCGGCGAGTGTGGCAAGGCCTTCAAGGGCTCATCGGGGCTGCGCTACCACCTGCGGGACCACACGGGCGAGCGGCCCTACCAGTGCGGCGAGTGTGGCAAGGCCTTCAAGCGCTCGTCGCTGCTGGCCATCCACCAGCGCGTGCACACCGGCCTGCGGGCCTTCACCTGTGGCCAGTGCGGCCTTACCTTCAAGTGGTCGTCGCACTACCAGTACCACCTGCGGCTGCACTCGGGCGAGCGGCCCTACGCCTGCGGGGAGTGCGGCAAAGCCTTCCGCAACACGTCGTGCCTGCGGCGCCACCGGCACGTGCACACGGGCGAGCGGCCCCACTCCTGCGGCGTGTGCGGCAAGAGCTTCGCCCAGACCTCCAACTTGCGGCAGCACCAGCGCGTGCACACGGGCGAGCGGCCCTTCCGCTGCCCGCTCTGCCCCAAGACCTTCACGCACTCGTCCAACCTGCTGCTGCACCAGCGCACCCACTCGGCCGAGCGCCCCTTCGCCTGCCCCATCTGCGGCCGCAGCTTTGTCATGGCCGCCTACCTGCAGCGGCACCTGAGGACGCATGCCCCGGCCAACGCCACTTCTGGCCCCGCAGCCCCCGGcgccggcccccagccccctgccccactgGCTGCCGCCCCAGCCCCGTCCGCCACCCAAGATGTCCAcgtcctcccccacctccaagcCACGCTCTCCCTAGAGGTGGCAGGGGTCAcggcccaggccccgccccccagcccagcagccccCAACTCCCAGACGTTTCTCCTGGTGCAGACTGCCCAGGGCCTCCAGCTGATCCCCAGCAGCGTCcagccccccacacccccgccgccccccgcccccccgaaGCTCATCCTGCTGCCCTCCTCCAGTACTGGTGGTGGGGGCAGCGGTGCAAGGCAGGGCCCACGGGCAGTGGGGAAAGCTGGGCAGGGGGCTGGAGTAGTctggctgccaggccctggggggctAGGGGTGCAGGGAGGGAGCAACACCGGGGCCAGCGCGGGAGCGCAGAGCCTCATAGTTCTGCAGAATgtgggggctggggaggcagggccGCAGGAAGTGAGCGGGGTCCAGCTCCAACCCCTTCGGCCAGCCCCGGAACTGACCACGGTCCAGCTCCAGCCGGCCCCGGAGGTGACCACGGTCCAGCTCCAGCCGGCCCAGGAGGTGACCACGGTCCAGCTGCAGCCTGTAACGGGTCAGCTGTCCAATTCCAGTGGGGGAGCCGTCACCACTGAGGCGCCTAATCTGCTGGTGGTTCAGAGTGGGGCAGCGGAGGAGTTGCTGGCGGACCCCGGCCCGGGGGAGCCCGGTGACGGTGAGGCCAGCACTGGTGTGGTCCAGGATGTGCTCTTTGAGACGCTGCAGACGGAGGAGGGGCTGCAGAGTGTCCTGGTGCTGAGCGCAGCTGATGGGGAGCAGACCCAGCTGTGTGTGCAGGAGGTAGAGACCTTACCCTCGGGGCTGGCTGAGCCGCCAACCCCTGGCCCGCCGGGACAGAAACTGCTCATTATCCGCAGTGCCCCGGCCACCGAGCTGCTGGAGAGTGGCAGCGTTGCGGGAGGCGCCGCTGCGCTGCAGCTGCTGGCCCCACCACCACCTGGCTCAGGCTCTGCTCCCGCGGGCGTCCCTGCGGCTCCTGCCTCCCAGATGGTACAAGTGGTCCCTGCGGGAGCTGCACCTGGGGGCATGACCCCCCAGGGCCTACCCTCCATCCAGATCGTCCAGACTCTGCCCGCAGTCCAGCTGGTGCACACGTTTTGA